The following coding sequences are from one Pseudonocardia sp. HH130630-07 window:
- a CDS encoding GNAT family N-acetyltransferase — MTQVIVSTPEAAARRYSLLLTTDADDVAAAQALRYRVFAEELGARLDTPESGRDVDRFDGFCDHLVVREDATGAIVGTYRMLPPQRARAAGGLYADDEFDLSALDPLRDSLVETGRSCVHPDHRGGAVVGLVWAGLARYMLLTGHRWLVGCASVPLADGGMQAAGVWDTVRARHLAPPQYRTTPWRGWDPDGAPPHRATTVPPLLRGYLRLGTWVCGPPAHDPDFGVADFPVLLGMDHIDRRYLRFFLGEPAAAGGTA, encoded by the coding sequence GTGACCCAGGTGATCGTCTCGACCCCGGAGGCCGCGGCCCGGCGGTACTCCCTGCTGCTCACGACCGACGCCGACGACGTCGCCGCCGCGCAGGCGCTGCGGTACCGGGTGTTCGCCGAGGAGCTCGGCGCCCGCCTCGACACCCCGGAATCCGGTCGCGACGTCGACCGGTTCGACGGGTTCTGCGACCATCTCGTCGTCCGCGAGGACGCCACCGGGGCGATCGTCGGGACCTACCGGATGCTCCCGCCGCAGCGCGCCCGCGCGGCGGGCGGGCTCTACGCCGACGACGAGTTCGACCTCTCCGCGCTCGACCCGCTGCGCGACTCGCTGGTGGAGACCGGCCGCTCGTGCGTGCACCCCGACCACCGCGGCGGCGCCGTGGTGGGGCTGGTGTGGGCCGGGCTCGCCCGGTACATGCTGCTGACCGGGCACCGCTGGCTCGTCGGGTGCGCGAGCGTCCCGCTGGCCGACGGCGGGATGCAGGCCGCAGGCGTCTGGGACACGGTCCGGGCGAGGCACCTCGCCCCGCCGCAGTACCGCACGACGCCGTGGCGCGGCTGGGACCCCGACGGGGCGCCCCCGCACCGTGCGACGACCGTCCCGCCGCTGCTGCGCGGCTACCTGCGGCTGGGGACGTGGGTGTGCGGGCCGCCCGCGCACGACCCGGACTTCGGGGTGGCGGACTTCCCGGTGCTGCTCGGGATGGACCACATCGACCGGCGCTACCTGCGCTTCTTCCTCGGCGAGCCGGCCGCGGCCGGGGGGACGGCATGA
- a CDS encoding electron transfer flavoprotein subunit alpha/FixB family protein — protein sequence MAEVLVLVDHTDGSIKKTTYEMLTAARALGSPSAVVVGPAGTADGFADGLTEHGAEKIYVAETDSTDFLAPEVAVLESLVNSVDPAAVLVVAAANGKEVAGRLAVRTGSGLLSDAVGVGADGVSHSVFGGAYTAEAKANTAHPVITVRPGAIEVEASAGAGAREAVEVPAASGRHATVTGREPVTGGSRPELTEATVIVSGGRGVGSADDFTVVEGLADSLGAAVGASRAAVDSGYYPPQFQVGQTGKSVSPQLYIALGISGAIQHRAGMQTSKTIVAVNKDEEAPIFEIADFGIVGDLFAVAPQLQEEVGKRKG from the coding sequence ATGGCTGAGGTCCTGGTACTCGTCGACCACACCGACGGGTCCATCAAGAAGACCACCTACGAGATGCTGACCGCCGCCCGGGCGCTCGGCTCGCCGTCCGCCGTCGTGGTGGGGCCGGCCGGCACCGCCGACGGGTTCGCCGACGGCCTGACCGAGCACGGCGCGGAGAAGATCTACGTCGCGGAGACGGACTCGACCGACTTCCTGGCCCCCGAGGTCGCGGTGCTGGAGTCGCTGGTGAACAGCGTCGACCCGGCCGCGGTGCTGGTCGTCGCGGCGGCCAACGGCAAGGAGGTCGCCGGGCGGCTCGCGGTGCGCACCGGCTCCGGGCTGCTGTCCGACGCCGTCGGCGTGGGCGCGGACGGCGTCTCGCACTCGGTGTTCGGCGGTGCGTACACCGCCGAGGCGAAGGCGAACACCGCGCACCCGGTGATCACCGTGCGGCCGGGCGCGATCGAGGTCGAGGCGAGCGCCGGCGCCGGGGCGCGGGAGGCCGTCGAGGTCCCCGCCGCGTCGGGCCGGCACGCCACCGTGACCGGTCGTGAGCCGGTCACCGGCGGGTCGCGGCCGGAGCTGACCGAGGCGACCGTGATCGTCTCCGGTGGGCGCGGGGTCGGCTCGGCCGACGACTTCACCGTCGTCGAGGGCCTGGCCGACTCGCTCGGTGCCGCGGTCGGTGCCTCCCGCGCCGCGGTGGACTCGGGCTACTACCCGCCGCAGTTCCAGGTCGGGCAGACCGGCAAGAGCGTGTCGCCGCAGCTCTACATCGCGCTGGGGATCTCCGGCGCGATCCAGCACCGGGCCGGCATGCAGACCTCGAAGACGATCGTGGCGGTCAACAAGGACGAGGAGGCGCCGATCTTCGAGATCGCCGACTTCGGGATCGTCGGTGACCTGTTCGCGGTCGCACCGCAGCTGCAGGAGGAGGTCGGCAAGCGCAAGGGCTGA
- a CDS encoding electron transfer flavoprotein subunit beta/FixA family protein — translation MKIVVLVKQVADTYSERTLSDSDHTLDREGTEAVIDEINERAVEQALQVKEAAGDGEVVVVCMGPDRATDAIRKALSMGADSAVHLSDAAVHGSCAVQTARALTALINRQEGWDLVVAGNSASDGQIAAVPAMIADLLDVPALTWANEISVDGTTVTAKRETDDGVTHLTAELPAVVSVGEKSGEPRYPSFKGIMAAKKKPVESLDLAGAGIDAGTVGLANALTTVTSSAPKPPKQAGEKVADSGDGGAKIAEFLVGQKLI, via the coding sequence ATGAAGATCGTGGTCCTGGTGAAGCAGGTGGCCGACACCTACTCGGAGCGGACGTTGTCCGACTCCGACCACACCCTCGACCGTGAGGGGACCGAGGCGGTCATCGACGAGATCAACGAGCGTGCCGTCGAGCAGGCCCTCCAGGTCAAGGAGGCGGCCGGCGACGGTGAGGTGGTCGTGGTGTGCATGGGCCCGGACCGGGCCACCGACGCGATCCGCAAGGCGCTGTCGATGGGGGCGGACTCCGCCGTGCACCTGTCCGACGCGGCCGTGCACGGCTCGTGCGCGGTCCAGACGGCGCGCGCGCTGACCGCCCTGATCAACCGTCAGGAGGGCTGGGACCTGGTCGTGGCCGGTAACTCGGCCTCCGACGGCCAGATCGCCGCGGTCCCGGCGATGATCGCCGACCTGCTCGACGTCCCGGCTCTGACCTGGGCGAACGAGATCTCGGTCGACGGCACGACGGTGACCGCCAAGCGGGAGACCGACGACGGCGTGACGCACCTGACGGCCGAGCTGCCCGCCGTCGTGTCGGTGGGCGAGAAGTCGGGCGAGCCGCGCTACCCCTCGTTCAAGGGGATCATGGCGGCGAAGAAGAAGCCGGTGGAGAGCCTCGACCTGGCCGGTGCCGGGATCGACGCCGGCACCGTGGGTCTGGCGAACGCGCTGACCACGGTGACCTCGTCGGCTCCGAAGCCGCCGAAGCAGGCCGGCGAGAAGGTCGCCGACTCCGGGGACGGCGGCGCGAAGATCGCCGAGTTCCTGGTCGGGCAGAAGCTCATCTGA